In the Limanda limanda chromosome 10, fLimLim1.1, whole genome shotgun sequence genome, one interval contains:
- the nkx2.5 gene encoding homeobox protein Nkx-2.5, with the protein MFSCPSTSTPFSVKDILNLEQSHGVMASPLDVSSRMDCCSLPTSSSSCSSSSCMLARMKQEPLRDMPSPAAAASLFGEDLHEARAARGSSALSFASSFYGKSLLDVDIVKDEKSAGLEGKRRKEEFSPPLDPVEDLKPEHPDRAKPRRRRKPRVLFSQAQVYELERRFKQQRYLSAPERDHLAGVLKLTPTQVKIWFQNRRYKCKRQRQDQSLEMVSLPPPRRVSVPVLVRDGKPCMAADTATYNPSYSMGPINHFTYNNYPAFSNYTGPGCNTNYACSYPAATMQTVQSSSGSGGYMNFGAGDLNNVQNGFSSSTGVSSLHGIRTW; encoded by the exons ATGTTTTCCTGTCCAAGCACGTCCACTCCCTTCTCTGTAAAGGATATATTAAACCTGGAGCAGAGTCATGGCGTTATGGCGTCTCCTCTGGACGTCTCCTCCCGTATGGACTGCTGCAGCCTgccgacctcctcctcctcttgctcctcttcctcctgcatgCTGGCCCGCATGAAGCAGGAGCCTCTCCGGGACATGCCGtctcccgccgccgccgcctcgcTGTTTGGAGAGGACCTCCACGAGGCCCGGGCAGCCAGAGGCAGCAGCGCACTCAGCTTCGCCTCCAGCTTTTACGGGAAATCCCTCTTAGATGTGGACATAGTCAAGGATGAAAAATCAGCCGGGTTGGAGGGAAAACGCAGAAAAG AGGAGTTCAGTCCTCCTCTGGACCCCGTGGAGGACCTGAAACCCGAGCATCCGGACCGAGCCAAGCCCCGGCGACGCAGGAAGCCGCGGGTGCTCTTCTCCCAGGCGCAGGTGTACGAGCTGGAGCGGCGCTTTAAGCAGCAGCGCTACCTGTCCGCCCCGGAGAGGGACCACCTGGCCGGGGTGCTCAAGCTGACCCCGACCCAGGTGAAGATCTGGTTCCAGAACAGGAGGTACAAGTGCAAGCGGCAGCGGCAGGACCAGAGCCTGGAGATGGTGTCCCTGCCGCCGCCCAGGAGGGTGTCGGTGCCGGTGCTGGTGCGGGACGGGAAGCCCTGCATGGCGGCGGACACGGCCACATACAACCCCTCCTACAGCATGGGTCCCATCAACCACTTCACCTACAACAACTACCCAGCCTTCAGTAACTACACGGGGCCCGGCTGCAACACAAACTATGCGTGTAGTTATCCTGCTGCCACGATGCAAACTGTGCAAAGTTCCTCCGGCAGCGGGGGTTACATGAACTTTGGCGCAGGAGACTTGAATAATGTGCAGAACGGCTTCTCCTCCAGCACCGGGGTGTCCTCATTACATGGCATCAGGACGTGGTGA